A region from the Biomphalaria glabrata chromosome 14, xgBioGlab47.1, whole genome shotgun sequence genome encodes:
- the LOC106063614 gene encoding uncharacterized protein LOC106063614 isoform X2, protein MFDLITSLLLFQICTNIVKAESTFILQEYQQNASVTSCTEGLISSVDKIVYNTSIYLSRFDQSVRFFAYDISKSDEEFHTVCFLKIPNQCNSYEYNHICYCEPTFDTTIYNMLVNVTSENSYKMLRFAATLNDYTKLYSEPKKLPRIVDKAKFTMRLFINNEEMDVTNCSATVNSSQLNITSKCVDTPSPCWLEAFDTIRNQSLLQSEQSLEVLHEFSKSTQEEIELRQNVCHLKYVGVVYCTIRIEYQEEYQVKTVALIVIVTSITVIIALGVLIIVIKKSKNGVHSIFRKGRPEKVETDTMLNSASC, encoded by the exons ATGTTTGATCTGATCACGTCACTACTGCTGTTTCAAATATGTACAA ATATTGTCAAGGCAGAGTCTACGTTTATTCTACAAGAGTACCAACAGAATGCCAGTGTCACTTCTTGCACTGAGGGACTTATTAGCTCTGTCGACAAGATAGTCTATAACACATCTATATACCTCTCCAGGTTTGATCAAAGCGTCAGATTCTTTGCTTATGATATAAGCAAGTCAGATGAAGAATTCCATACA GTATGTTTTCTGAAAATACCCAATCAATGTAACAGCTATGAGTACAACCATATTTGCTACTGTGAGCCCACATTTGACACTACAATCTACAATATGCTAGTGAACGTTACTTCTGAGAACTCGTACAAGATGTTGAGGTTTGCTGCGACATTGAATGATTACACCAAACTGTATTCAGAGCCAAAGAAACTTCCTCGAATTGTGG ATAAGGCTAAATTCACCATGAGACTATTCATCAACAATGAAGAAATGGATGTCACCAACTGCTCTGCAACTGTCAACAGTTCTCAGCTGAACATAACTAGCAAATGTGTAGACACACCCTCACCTTGCTGGTTGGAAGCATTTGATACAATAAGAAACCAAAGCTTGCTTCAATCGGAACAATCATTAGAAGTTTTACATGAGTTCAGCAAGTCTACGCAAGAGGAGATAGAGCTTAGACAAAACGTCTGTCACCTGAAATACGTTGGTGTGGTTTATTGTACTATTCGAATAG aatacCAGGAAGAGTACCAGGTAAAGACTGTTGCTCTAATCGTCATTGTCACATCTATTACCGTGATAATCGCTTTAGGAGTATTAATAATTGT aaTCAAGAAAAGTAAGAATGGAGTACATAGTATATTCag AAAAGGCAGGCCCGAGAAAGTGGAGACGGATACAATGTTAAACTCTGCAAGTTGCTAA
- the LOC106063614 gene encoding uncharacterized protein LOC106063614 isoform X1: MFDLITSLLLFQICTNIVKAESTFILQEYQQNASVTSCTEGLISSVDKIVYNTSIYLSRFDQSVRFFAYDISKSDEEFHTVCFLKIPNQCNSYEYNHICYCEPTFDTTIYNMLVNVTSENSYKMLRFAATLNDYTKLYSEPKKLPRIVDKAKFTMRLFINNEEMDVTNCSATVNSSQLNITSKCVDTPSPCWLEAFDTIRNQSLLQSEQSLEVLHEFSKSTQEEIELRQNVCHLKYVGVVYCTIRIEYQEEYQVKTVALIVIVTSITVIIALGVLIIVIKKSKNGVHSIFSIGRAVETALCDTDVSKGGPFSNRNFSS; the protein is encoded by the exons ATGTTTGATCTGATCACGTCACTACTGCTGTTTCAAATATGTACAA ATATTGTCAAGGCAGAGTCTACGTTTATTCTACAAGAGTACCAACAGAATGCCAGTGTCACTTCTTGCACTGAGGGACTTATTAGCTCTGTCGACAAGATAGTCTATAACACATCTATATACCTCTCCAGGTTTGATCAAAGCGTCAGATTCTTTGCTTATGATATAAGCAAGTCAGATGAAGAATTCCATACA GTATGTTTTCTGAAAATACCCAATCAATGTAACAGCTATGAGTACAACCATATTTGCTACTGTGAGCCCACATTTGACACTACAATCTACAATATGCTAGTGAACGTTACTTCTGAGAACTCGTACAAGATGTTGAGGTTTGCTGCGACATTGAATGATTACACCAAACTGTATTCAGAGCCAAAGAAACTTCCTCGAATTGTGG ATAAGGCTAAATTCACCATGAGACTATTCATCAACAATGAAGAAATGGATGTCACCAACTGCTCTGCAACTGTCAACAGTTCTCAGCTGAACATAACTAGCAAATGTGTAGACACACCCTCACCTTGCTGGTTGGAAGCATTTGATACAATAAGAAACCAAAGCTTGCTTCAATCGGAACAATCATTAGAAGTTTTACATGAGTTCAGCAAGTCTACGCAAGAGGAGATAGAGCTTAGACAAAACGTCTGTCACCTGAAATACGTTGGTGTGGTTTATTGTACTATTCGAATAG aatacCAGGAAGAGTACCAGGTAAAGACTGTTGCTCTAATCGTCATTGTCACATCTATTACCGTGATAATCGCTTTAGGAGTATTAATAATTGT aaTCAAGAAAAGTAAGAATGGAGTACATAGTATATTCag CATAGGAAGGGCTGTGGAAACAGCATTGTGTGATACAGATGTATCTAAAGGAGGTCCATTCTCTAATCGAAATTTTTCAAGTTAA
- the LOC106063614 gene encoding uncharacterized protein LOC106063614 isoform X3 — protein sequence MYKFDQSVRFFAYDISKSDEEFHTVCFLKIPNQCNSYEYNHICYCEPTFDTTIYNMLVNVTSENSYKMLRFAATLNDYTKLYSEPKKLPRIVDKAKFTMRLFINNEEMDVTNCSATVNSSQLNITSKCVDTPSPCWLEAFDTIRNQSLLQSEQSLEVLHEFSKSTQEEIELRQNVCHLKYVGVVYCTIRIEYQEEYQVKTVALIVIVTSITVIIALGVLIIVIKKSKNGVHSIFSIGRAVETALCDTDVSKGGPFSNRNFSS from the exons ATGTACAA GTTTGATCAAAGCGTCAGATTCTTTGCTTATGATATAAGCAAGTCAGATGAAGAATTCCATACA GTATGTTTTCTGAAAATACCCAATCAATGTAACAGCTATGAGTACAACCATATTTGCTACTGTGAGCCCACATTTGACACTACAATCTACAATATGCTAGTGAACGTTACTTCTGAGAACTCGTACAAGATGTTGAGGTTTGCTGCGACATTGAATGATTACACCAAACTGTATTCAGAGCCAAAGAAACTTCCTCGAATTGTGG ATAAGGCTAAATTCACCATGAGACTATTCATCAACAATGAAGAAATGGATGTCACCAACTGCTCTGCAACTGTCAACAGTTCTCAGCTGAACATAACTAGCAAATGTGTAGACACACCCTCACCTTGCTGGTTGGAAGCATTTGATACAATAAGAAACCAAAGCTTGCTTCAATCGGAACAATCATTAGAAGTTTTACATGAGTTCAGCAAGTCTACGCAAGAGGAGATAGAGCTTAGACAAAACGTCTGTCACCTGAAATACGTTGGTGTGGTTTATTGTACTATTCGAATAG aatacCAGGAAGAGTACCAGGTAAAGACTGTTGCTCTAATCGTCATTGTCACATCTATTACCGTGATAATCGCTTTAGGAGTATTAATAATTGT aaTCAAGAAAAGTAAGAATGGAGTACATAGTATATTCag CATAGGAAGGGCTGTGGAAACAGCATTGTGTGATACAGATGTATCTAAAGGAGGTCCATTCTCTAATCGAAATTTTTCAAGTTAA